One window of Vibrio atlanticus genomic DNA carries:
- a CDS encoding YeeE/YedE family protein: protein MSLIPWDALFGGMLLGASAIILMLGIGRVAGISGIVGRLLPSRKNKRLESGPESNSDSSIEKTEKHWRLAFVVGMVASGWLLIPTGYQLPQLEEINFAVVIIAGLLVGFGTKMANGCTSGHGIVGMARLSKRSIIATCVFMGVAIVTVLAKNLIGLGA, encoded by the coding sequence ATGAGTTTAATACCTTGGGATGCATTGTTCGGTGGCATGTTGTTAGGCGCGTCGGCAATTATTCTTATGTTAGGAATAGGGCGAGTAGCAGGTATTAGTGGCATTGTTGGCCGCTTGTTACCGTCGAGAAAGAACAAAAGATTAGAATCAGGACCCGAATCGAACTCGGACTCCAGCATTGAGAAAACCGAAAAACATTGGCGACTTGCTTTTGTTGTCGGAATGGTTGCGAGCGGTTGGTTATTGATTCCGACGGGTTATCAACTTCCACAATTAGAAGAGATCAACTTCGCAGTGGTTATCATAGCCGGATTATTGGTGGGCTTTGGTACCAAGATGGCGAATGGCTGTACTAGCGGCCATGGCATTGTGGGGATGGCTCGTTTGTCCAAGCGCTCAATCATCGCTACTTGTGTATTCATGGGTGTGGCAATCGTAACTGTGTTGGCTAAGAACTTGATCGGTTTGGGGGCGTAA
- a CDS encoding YeeE/YedE family protein, producing the protein MKNSSLTIVIGLVAGILFGSGMIISGMVDPNKVLGFLDIAGDWDISLAFVMGGALLVFAPFYHLVIKKRVQAINGELLESRNNPLIDRKLILGSTAFGLGWGIAGFCPGPAVTSLSGGNPTVWLFVLSMLVGMWLAGRTNKAC; encoded by the coding sequence ATGAAAAACTCTTCACTTACTATCGTTATCGGTTTGGTCGCAGGTATTCTTTTTGGCTCCGGTATGATCATTTCAGGTATGGTTGACCCGAACAAAGTACTTGGGTTTTTAGATATTGCTGGCGACTGGGACATTAGCTTGGCATTCGTCATGGGTGGCGCGTTATTGGTGTTTGCTCCGTTTTATCATTTGGTCATTAAAAAGCGCGTCCAAGCCATCAATGGCGAACTTTTAGAGAGCAGGAATAATCCACTAATAGATAGAAAGTTGATCTTAGGTTCAACTGCTTTTGGTTTAGGCTGGGGGATTGCAGGCTTTTGCCCGGGCCCTGCAGTAACCAGCCTTAGTGGGGGTAATCCAACGGTATGGCTGTTCGTCTTAAGCATGCTGGTGGGAATGTGGTTGGCGGGTCGTACGAACAAAGCCTGTTAG
- a CDS encoding endonuclease/exonuclease/phosphatase family protein, whose amino-acid sequence MKRLQNWIMLGCLLTSQTFAEPLTISSWNIEWLSTNEAVNKFSSKRTHSDFNKLEQYFQSLDADVVAFQEVDDVNAIQHIAGDQYKILMSDRTLPENSNRQFKEVNQYTGFAVRKGIALTDYADFPLESSANSKLRFASYIVVETETKPIHMLSVHLKAGCSGAYKSTRDCSRLKDQAQQLNKWIQQRERKGEDYAILGDFNHNLSYTRDWMWKDMTQNTDAQLATRKTRSDCKVRSNRNNHRTHQFRSVIDHIVVSKSLDATPAKQKVFETQDVLDYKLSDHCPVSTTIK is encoded by the coding sequence ATGAAACGACTTCAAAATTGGATAATGTTAGGTTGCTTACTCACTAGTCAGACATTTGCTGAACCTTTGACCATATCCAGTTGGAATATCGAATGGTTATCAACCAACGAGGCTGTGAATAAGTTTTCTTCCAAACGAACCCACTCGGACTTCAATAAACTCGAACAGTATTTCCAATCCTTAGATGCGGATGTGGTTGCTTTTCAAGAAGTCGATGACGTAAATGCCATTCAGCACATCGCGGGCGATCAATACAAGATATTAATGTCTGACCGAACATTACCAGAAAACAGTAACCGACAATTCAAAGAAGTGAATCAATATACGGGCTTCGCGGTGCGTAAAGGGATTGCTCTCACTGACTACGCTGACTTTCCTCTAGAGTCGAGTGCTAACAGCAAGCTTAGGTTTGCCAGCTATATAGTTGTAGAAACAGAAACAAAACCAATTCACATGTTGTCAGTGCATTTAAAGGCGGGTTGCAGCGGCGCGTATAAGTCTACCCGTGACTGTTCAAGGCTCAAAGACCAAGCTCAACAACTGAATAAGTGGATACAGCAAAGAGAACGTAAAGGCGAAGACTACGCGATTCTGGGCGACTTTAACCACAACCTCTCCTATACAAGAGATTGGATGTGGAAAGATATGACGCAAAACACCGATGCTCAATTGGCAACACGAAAAACTCGATCAGATTGTAAGGTTCGTTCAAATCGTAATAACCACCGCACGCACCAGTTCCGTTCAGTAATAGACCATATTGTGGTAAGCAAGTCCTTAGATGCTACTCCTGCGAAGCAAAAGGTATTTGAAACGCAAGATGTGCTTGATTACAAACTTAGCGACCACTGCCCAGTTTCAACGACTATTAAATAG
- the nrdD gene encoding anaerobic ribonucleoside-triphosphate reductase: MKSIVIKRDGSRAPFSRDRIQAAVEAASDKTDKEIAIYALNVALAVELKLEDYDEVHISEIQTMVENELMQGPYKSLARAYIEYRHDRDIAREKQSALTREIEGLIEESNVDLINENANKDGKVIPTQRDLLAGIVAKHYAKTHILPRDIVQAHECGDIHYHDLDYAPFFPMFNCMLIDLKGMLTHGFKMGNAEIDTPKSISTATAVTAQIIAQVASHIYGGTTINRIDEVLEPYVMASYEKHLSLAKEWDIHSPEAFAISRTEKECYDAFQSLEYEVNTLHTANGQTPFVTFGFGLGESWGSKLIQQSILKNRIAGLGKNRKTAVFPKLVFAIKDGLNHQKQDPNYDIKQLALECASKRMYPDILNYDKVVEVTGSFKTPMGCRSFLNTYEENGELIHEGRNNLGVVSLNLPRIAINAKQDMVKFYELLDEKLKLARRALETRISRLENVKARVAPILYMEGACGVRLKADDSIADIFKNGRASVSLGYIGIHEAMTALYGTDVHLYDDGEMRAKALELVEYMKREVESWTKETGYAFSLYGTPSENLCSRFCSIDTKEFGVIDGVTDRGYYTNSFHLDVQKKVNPYDKIDFEMPYPEISSGGFICYGEFPNMQKNIEALENVWDYSYTRVPYYGTNTPIDECYECGYNGEFDCTSKGFTCPKCGNHDSTKVSVTRRVCGYLGSPDARPFNFGKQEEVKRRVKHL; the protein is encoded by the coding sequence GTGAAATCAATCGTAATCAAGCGTGATGGCTCAAGAGCTCCATTCAGTAGAGATCGCATCCAAGCTGCAGTGGAAGCAGCATCAGACAAAACCGATAAGGAAATTGCTATTTATGCTCTGAATGTGGCATTAGCAGTTGAGTTGAAGCTCGAAGACTACGATGAAGTTCATATCTCTGAAATTCAAACCATGGTCGAGAACGAGCTAATGCAGGGACCATACAAGTCTCTTGCTCGTGCCTACATTGAATATCGTCATGACCGTGACATCGCACGTGAAAAGCAAAGCGCTTTAACTCGCGAGATCGAAGGTCTGATCGAAGAAAGCAATGTTGATCTGATCAATGAGAATGCCAACAAAGATGGCAAAGTTATCCCAACTCAGCGTGATTTGCTGGCGGGTATCGTGGCTAAGCATTATGCAAAAACTCACATTTTGCCGCGTGATATCGTACAAGCTCACGAGTGTGGTGACATTCACTATCATGATTTAGACTACGCACCGTTCTTCCCAATGTTTAACTGTATGCTTATCGATCTTAAAGGCATGTTAACGCATGGCTTTAAGATGGGTAACGCGGAAATCGACACACCTAAATCGATCTCTACGGCGACAGCGGTAACTGCACAGATCATCGCGCAAGTGGCAAGCCACATATACGGCGGTACAACGATTAACCGTATCGACGAGGTTCTAGAACCTTACGTAATGGCGAGTTACGAGAAGCACCTATCACTAGCGAAAGAGTGGGATATTCACAGCCCAGAAGCTTTTGCTATCTCTCGTACAGAGAAAGAGTGTTACGACGCATTCCAGTCTTTGGAGTACGAAGTAAACACGCTACACACGGCTAACGGACAAACACCATTCGTCACGTTTGGTTTCGGTCTTGGCGAAAGCTGGGGTTCAAAACTTATCCAGCAATCTATCTTGAAGAACCGCATTGCAGGTTTGGGTAAGAACCGCAAAACAGCGGTATTCCCTAAACTGGTATTTGCAATCAAAGATGGCTTGAACCACCAGAAGCAAGATCCAAACTACGACATCAAGCAATTAGCGCTTGAGTGTGCATCTAAGCGTATGTACCCAGACATTCTTAACTACGACAAAGTGGTAGAAGTGACAGGGTCATTCAAAACGCCTATGGGTTGTCGTAGCTTCTTGAATACTTACGAAGAAAATGGTGAGTTAATTCACGAAGGCCGTAACAACTTAGGTGTGGTTAGCCTCAACTTGCCACGTATTGCGATTAACGCAAAGCAAGATATGGTTAAGTTCTACGAACTGCTTGATGAAAAACTGAAGCTGGCTCGTCGTGCACTAGAAACTCGTATCTCGCGTCTAGAAAACGTGAAAGCACGTGTTGCTCCAATCCTATATATGGAAGGCGCATGTGGTGTTCGCTTGAAAGCTGACGACTCTATTGCTGATATCTTCAAGAACGGCCGTGCTTCTGTTTCTCTTGGCTACATTGGTATCCACGAAGCAATGACTGCGCTTTACGGCACAGATGTTCACCTGTATGACGACGGCGAAATGCGTGCTAAAGCGCTTGAGCTGGTGGAATACATGAAGCGTGAAGTGGAATCTTGGACGAAAGAGACAGGTTACGCATTCAGTCTATACGGCACACCAAGTGAAAACCTATGTAGCCGTTTCTGTAGCATCGACACCAAAGAATTTGGTGTGATTGATGGAGTAACAGACCGTGGTTACTACACCAACAGCTTCCACTTAGATGTACAGAAGAAAGTGAATCCATACGACAAGATCGATTTCGAGATGCCTTATCCTGAAATTTCTAGCGGTGGTTTTATCTGTTACGGCGAATTCCCGAACATGCAGAAGAACATCGAAGCGCTAGAAAACGTATGGGATTACAGCTACACACGTGTTCCTTACTACGGCACCAACACGCCGATTGATGAGTGTTACGAATGTGGTTACAACGGTGAGTTCGACTGTACAAGTAAAGGCTTTACATGTCCTAAGTGTGGCAACCATGACTCAACCAAAGTGTCGGTAACGCGCCGCGTATGTGGTTACCTTGGTAGCCCAGATGCACGACCATTTAACTTCGGTAAACAAGAAGAAGTTAAACGTCGCGTGAAGCACCTTTGA
- the nrdG gene encoding anaerobic ribonucleoside-triphosphate reductase-activating protein translates to MNYHQYHPIDVVNGPGTRCTLFVSGCVHQCRGCYNQSTQRLDSGHLFTQELQDQIIADLNDPRIKRRGLSLSGGDPMHPANVSEVLKLVQRVKAECEGKDIWMWTGYELDELDEKQKQVLEYVDTLIDGRFEQDKADPMLDWRGSSNQIIHRFTDL, encoded by the coding sequence ATGAATTACCATCAATATCACCCAATCGACGTTGTAAACGGCCCAGGAACACGCTGCACTTTGTTTGTGTCGGGTTGTGTGCACCAGTGTCGCGGGTGTTATAACCAGTCGACGCAACGATTGGACTCTGGGCATTTGTTCACTCAAGAACTACAAGACCAAATTATCGCTGATCTCAATGATCCGCGAATCAAGCGTCGTGGCTTATCGCTTTCTGGTGGTGACCCAATGCATCCGGCAAACGTGTCTGAAGTGCTTAAGTTGGTTCAACGTGTAAAAGCGGAATGCGAAGGCAAAGACATCTGGATGTGGACGGGCTACGAGCTAGATGAGCTTGATGAAAAGCAGAAGCAAGTATTGGAATACGTTGATACCTTGATTGATGGTCGCTTCGAGCAAGATAAAGCGGATCCAATGTTAGATTGGCGTGGTAGTTCAAACCAAATCATCCATCGGTTTACTGACTTATAA
- a CDS encoding MATE family efflux transporter, whose translation MPINFSHNHYRGNAMLSTYRHLDKEFWQKLLHIGLPVSLQTMLFSLLGVVDIFMVNQLGDSATAAVGVGNRIFFFNLIMVSGISGAVSVLASQYFGAGDFNGIRRTLAQSWALSIFAIIPFVFIYTLAPESVVSVVASDPDYVRLATDYLWITGASLIGTAVVVPLESALRSVGEAKLPTKISIWAIIVNAILNALLIFGLFGFPELGVVGAAIGTTVSRFFQTVALLVMTRKHYPHLFPTLSNWRDALLPKHRKKYFTIAIPMLVHDTAWAGGILIYNVIVGQMGVGELAIISLLSPVESILISAFMGFAVAASIILGNEIGAKNYQRVENTAWGYVLVSCGLAALLALMCFIAKPAIVSMIGLTHLELKDTAVNVTLIMALGMVLRVFNMVGIGGVLKSGGDINYSIFIDLFGQWAIGIPLAYFTALVLGWPLEWVLMIVLLEELAKIVLTSQRIQSKKWINNLIDEPEHIPI comes from the coding sequence ATGCCGATAAACTTCTCGCATAATCACTACCGGGGAAATGCGATGCTCTCGACATATCGTCATTTGGACAAAGAGTTTTGGCAAAAACTATTACACATTGGTTTACCTGTCTCACTGCAAACCATGTTGTTTTCATTACTAGGCGTGGTCGATATTTTTATGGTCAACCAGCTTGGTGATTCTGCAACCGCCGCTGTTGGTGTTGGCAACCGTATCTTCTTCTTCAACTTGATCATGGTATCGGGGATTAGCGGAGCTGTGAGCGTGCTAGCTTCGCAATATTTTGGTGCCGGTGATTTCAACGGAATTCGACGTACACTAGCGCAATCATGGGCACTTTCGATCTTTGCCATCATTCCCTTTGTGTTCATCTATACATTGGCTCCTGAATCAGTCGTGTCTGTGGTGGCCTCAGACCCTGATTACGTCCGCTTGGCAACGGATTACCTTTGGATAACAGGAGCCAGCCTTATTGGTACCGCTGTAGTTGTGCCGCTAGAGAGTGCACTTCGTTCTGTGGGCGAAGCCAAGCTGCCCACGAAAATCAGTATCTGGGCAATTATCGTCAATGCAATTCTCAACGCCCTATTGATCTTCGGCTTGTTTGGGTTTCCAGAACTGGGTGTGGTTGGTGCGGCAATTGGTACTACGGTGTCTAGGTTCTTTCAAACGGTTGCATTGCTTGTTATGACAAGAAAACATTATCCGCACCTATTCCCGACGTTAAGCAATTGGCGAGATGCGTTATTACCGAAGCATAGAAAGAAGTACTTCACGATAGCCATACCTATGTTGGTTCATGACACAGCATGGGCGGGCGGGATTCTTATTTACAACGTTATTGTTGGCCAAATGGGGGTTGGAGAGCTTGCGATCATTTCACTATTATCGCCTGTTGAAAGCATCTTGATCTCGGCATTCATGGGGTTTGCCGTCGCGGCTTCAATCATTCTAGGTAACGAGATCGGCGCGAAGAACTATCAACGAGTCGAGAATACAGCTTGGGGTTATGTGTTAGTGAGTTGTGGGCTTGCTGCTTTACTGGCGTTAATGTGTTTTATCGCCAAACCCGCGATCGTATCCATGATCGGTCTTACTCACTTAGAGCTCAAAGATACGGCCGTTAACGTTACCTTAATAATGGCACTCGGTATGGTACTAAGAGTCTTCAATATGGTTGGTATAGGCGGAGTGTTGAAAAGTGGTGGAGACATCAACTACAGCATCTTCATCGACCTGTTTGGCCAATGGGCGATTGGTATTCCCCTTGCCTACTTTACTGCGCTAGTGTTGGGTTGGCCGTTAGAATGGGTTTTGATGATTGTGTTACTCGAAGAGCTAGCCAAAATAGTTCTGACGAGCCAACGGATTCAATCTAAGAAATGGATAAATAATCTAATCGACGAGCCTGAGCATATTCCTATTTAG
- a CDS encoding AraC family transcriptional regulator: MSDKQERYEISEKTHQEFVDQSHVLAFEELGIVQCGTASCRDFFSVYRKNQQKHMLLYTVRGKGWLESEGCRYILEPGSCITVPAGVENGFGIEEETWQIAWIFLSPNKQWENVVSDEVSYTLSPAAEVVSSCIHTLLRSIALPIDLGGAIAIHSVAQIEFMINTPAPQQQSRNLIRLRRVFDNVQKQLHKEWNVHELASLFPCSEPHFHRLCQRYYSHSPMTHVMRMRMEYAARLLRSSDWSIQHIGEIVGYPNAANFSTRFKAWSGMTPRQFKQSAQ; the protein is encoded by the coding sequence ATGAGTGATAAACAAGAAAGGTATGAGATCTCTGAAAAGACGCATCAAGAGTTTGTCGATCAAAGCCACGTATTGGCATTTGAAGAGCTCGGTATCGTTCAGTGTGGTACGGCGTCGTGCCGCGATTTTTTTTCGGTGTATCGGAAAAACCAACAAAAACACATGTTGCTGTATACCGTGAGAGGTAAGGGATGGCTCGAAAGCGAAGGGTGTCGCTACATTCTAGAACCAGGCTCTTGCATTACTGTTCCTGCAGGCGTTGAGAACGGTTTTGGTATTGAAGAAGAAACATGGCAGATCGCATGGATCTTTCTCTCGCCTAATAAACAATGGGAAAATGTCGTCAGTGATGAAGTGAGTTATACGCTGTCTCCGGCGGCAGAAGTCGTCTCGTCGTGCATTCATACTCTGTTGAGAAGTATTGCCTTGCCCATCGATTTGGGAGGAGCGATTGCGATTCACAGTGTAGCCCAAATAGAGTTCATGATTAATACGCCAGCGCCTCAGCAACAGTCACGCAATTTGATCCGCTTAAGACGCGTTTTCGACAACGTACAAAAGCAGCTCCATAAAGAATGGAACGTTCATGAACTCGCGAGCTTATTCCCGTGCTCAGAACCGCACTTCCATCGTTTGTGCCAGCGCTATTACTCACATAGCCCTATGACTCATGTCATGCGTATGAGAATGGAATACGCTGCGCGGCTACTTAGATCGAGTGATTGGTCGATTCAACACATTGGTGAGATAGTCGGATATCCAAATGCCGCTAACTTTAGCACTCGGTTTAAGGCGTGGTCAGGAATGACACCAAGACAATTCAAACAAAGTGCCCAATAG
- a CDS encoding amino acid aminotransferase: MFSHLPKPTLDPILSLSVAYRGDTRTDKVDLGIGVYKNDQGETPIMKAVSKAQDIVVETQKTKAYVGLAGCEEFNQSMVDLLLKGTSAIGRVAAIQTPGASGALRMLGDLMKVSQPDTTVWISNPSYVNHKPVMEAAGLKVRYYNYFSPETKQVDTAKMLADLSKAGPSDVVLLHGCCHNPTGADIDFEAWQEITKLSQKNGFLPFVDIAYQGFGDGLEEDAKGLQHMANNVEEMLITTSCSKNFGLYRERTGAAIVIGKNSEHVGNAKGKLLTLARSTYTMPPDHGAALVKTILQNQELTTVWKQELSEMQQRLLNLRKSLCDELRNTYNTSQFDFIESHKGMFSVLGFKETQMNQLREEYGVYGVGDGRINIAGLSESHIPYVAKAIANVSK; the protein is encoded by the coding sequence ATGTTTTCACATCTACCAAAACCAACTTTAGATCCAATTCTATCTCTGTCTGTCGCTTACCGCGGCGATACTCGTACTGATAAAGTCGACTTAGGCATTGGCGTTTACAAAAACGACCAAGGTGAAACACCGATCATGAAAGCCGTCTCTAAGGCTCAAGATATCGTTGTTGAAACACAGAAAACCAAAGCTTATGTTGGCCTAGCAGGCTGTGAAGAGTTTAACCAGAGCATGGTTGATCTGTTGCTTAAAGGGACTTCTGCAATAGGTCGCGTTGCTGCGATTCAAACACCAGGTGCAAGTGGTGCACTTCGTATGTTGGGTGACTTGATGAAAGTCTCTCAACCAGACACAACGGTTTGGATTTCAAACCCAAGCTACGTTAACCATAAACCGGTGATGGAAGCGGCGGGCTTAAAAGTTCGATACTACAATTACTTCAGTCCTGAAACGAAGCAAGTTGATACGGCTAAAATGTTGGCCGACCTTTCAAAAGCGGGTCCATCAGACGTGGTACTTCTTCACGGTTGCTGTCATAACCCAACGGGTGCTGACATTGATTTTGAAGCGTGGCAGGAAATTACTAAGTTATCGCAAAAGAATGGTTTCTTACCGTTTGTTGATATTGCCTACCAAGGCTTTGGTGATGGCCTAGAAGAAGACGCAAAAGGTCTTCAACATATGGCGAACAACGTAGAAGAGATGTTGATTACGACGTCATGTTCGAAAAACTTCGGTTTGTACCGTGAAAGAACGGGTGCCGCGATTGTTATCGGTAAGAACAGCGAACACGTAGGCAATGCTAAAGGTAAGCTACTGACACTGGCTCGTTCAACTTACACAATGCCGCCAGATCATGGTGCCGCGTTGGTTAAAACAATTCTTCAGAATCAAGAACTAACGACGGTTTGGAAACAAGAGTTGAGTGAAATGCAGCAACGTTTGTTAAATCTGCGCAAAAGTTTATGTGACGAATTGCGAAATACTTACAACACGTCACAATTTGACTTCATCGAAAGCCATAAAGGCATGTTTAGTGTACTAGGCTTTAAAGAAACTCAAATGAATCAACTACGTGAAGAATATGGAGTCTATGGTGTTGGTGATGGACGCATCAATATCGCGGGCCTTTCTGAATCCCATATTCCTTATGTGGCTAAAGCGATAGCCAACGTTTCAAAATAG
- a CDS encoding RimK/LysX family protein, with the protein MYNWKAIVVLMLSGGLFACSTTTQVPVEPEQKPQVEQPVVDESSKTDTTEGEKVTEPTEKPQEVKPTEPEAKPKPEQKPTAKPTKTSDGKLILGEEEWVFVPGLKEAFKARVDTGATTSSISAVDIVDFERDGKDWVKFKIEHDGITTEEISLPVERWVKIKQSSAEGTQRRAVVVASIQIGDLKDKTEFTLADRTHLSFPILLGRSFFRDVAVVDVGQKYVQKKITK; encoded by the coding sequence ATGTATAATTGGAAAGCGATTGTAGTCTTAATGCTAAGTGGTGGCCTGTTTGCTTGTTCGACAACGACTCAAGTTCCTGTCGAGCCAGAGCAAAAGCCTCAAGTAGAACAACCTGTTGTGGATGAATCTTCCAAGACTGACACAACGGAAGGCGAGAAAGTAACGGAACCTACAGAGAAGCCTCAAGAAGTAAAACCAACGGAACCAGAAGCGAAACCAAAGCCTGAACAAAAACCGACTGCAAAACCAACCAAGACAAGCGATGGCAAACTGATTCTTGGCGAAGAGGAGTGGGTGTTTGTTCCTGGTCTTAAAGAAGCGTTTAAAGCACGAGTTGATACAGGTGCAACAACATCATCAATCAGTGCCGTTGATATTGTTGATTTCGAACGTGACGGTAAAGATTGGGTTAAGTTCAAAATTGAACATGATGGCATCACAACTGAAGAGATCAGCTTGCCGGTAGAGCGTTGGGTTAAGATCAAGCAGTCGAGCGCGGAAGGTACACAACGACGTGCTGTTGTTGTCGCTTCAATTCAAATCGGCGATCTAAAAGATAAGACTGAATTTACGCTAGCAGATCGAACGCATCTTTCTTTCCCAATTCTGTTGGGGAGAAGCTTCTTTAGAGATGTTGCCGTTGTCGATGTTGGTCAAAAATACGTTCAGAAAAAAATAACTAAATAG
- a CDS encoding ABC-F family ATPase: MISTANITMQFGAEPLFENISAKFGNGNRYGLIGANGCGKSTFMKILSGALTPSSGNVSITPGEKLGVLSQDQFAFEQYSVIDVVIMGDKKLWEVKQERDRIYSLPEMSEDDGMKVAELESEFAEMDGYTAESRAGDILIQAGIEEEFHFGLMQQVAPGWKLRVLLAQALFANPDILLLDEPTNNLDIHTINWLAEELNQRKCTMIIISHDRHFLNSVCTHMADIDYGELRVYPGNYEYFLEASGLIRDQLLASNAKKAAEISELQDFVNRFGANASKAKQASSRAKKMDKITLDEVKSSSRMSPSIDFGEGKKLHRQALELKELGHGFDGETLFAGGNLLLEAGTRLAVIGENGVGKTTLLKCLVQELEQNEGIVKWSENASVGYCPQDSTSDFDNDLSIFDWISQWRTVKHDDLMVRGILGRLLFTADDANKKARNCSGGEKNRLLFGKLMMQDINVLVMDEPTNHMDMEAIQALNDALKVYTGTLIFVSHDREFVSSLATHIIDVKDQQLVSFQGTYEEYLDHQKKMLMVSL; this comes from the coding sequence TTGATATCTACCGCGAACATCACAATGCAATTTGGCGCAGAGCCGCTGTTTGAAAACATCTCTGCTAAATTTGGTAACGGAAACCGTTATGGTTTGATCGGCGCCAATGGTTGCGGAAAATCAACGTTCATGAAAATCCTAAGTGGCGCATTGACGCCAAGCTCGGGCAACGTTTCGATCACTCCTGGAGAGAAACTGGGTGTGCTAAGCCAAGATCAGTTCGCTTTTGAACAGTACAGCGTTATCGATGTAGTAATCATGGGTGACAAAAAACTGTGGGAAGTAAAACAAGAACGTGACCGTATTTACTCTTTGCCTGAAATGAGCGAAGACGATGGTATGAAAGTCGCTGAGCTTGAAAGTGAATTCGCGGAAATGGATGGCTACACAGCAGAAAGCCGTGCAGGTGATATCCTAATCCAAGCGGGTATTGAAGAAGAGTTTCACTTCGGCCTGATGCAACAAGTTGCTCCGGGTTGGAAACTGCGTGTGCTATTGGCACAGGCATTGTTTGCAAACCCAGATATCCTACTTCTTGATGAACCAACCAACAACTTGGACATTCACACGATTAACTGGCTTGCTGAAGAGCTAAACCAGCGTAAATGTACAATGATCATCATTTCGCACGATAGACACTTCCTTAACTCTGTATGTACGCATATGGCGGATATCGACTACGGCGAGCTACGTGTTTACCCGGGTAACTACGAGTACTTCTTAGAAGCGTCGGGTTTGATTCGCGATCAACTTCTAGCGAGCAATGCTAAGAAAGCGGCTGAGATCAGCGAGCTTCAAGATTTCGTAAACCGTTTTGGTGCGAACGCTTCTAAAGCGAAACAAGCAAGTTCTCGCGCTAAGAAAATGGATAAAATCACGCTGGATGAAGTGAAATCATCGAGCCGTATGAGCCCATCAATTGATTTTGGTGAAGGCAAGAAACTGCACCGTCAAGCGCTTGAACTTAAAGAGCTTGGTCACGGCTTCGATGGCGAAACACTGTTTGCTGGTGGTAACTTGCTACTTGAAGCGGGTACTCGTCTTGCCGTTATCGGTGAGAACGGTGTGGGTAAAACAACACTATTGAAGTGCCTAGTTCAAGAGCTAGAGCAAAACGAAGGTATCGTTAAATGGTCTGAAAACGCATCAGTCGGCTACTGCCCACAAGATAGCACGTCTGACTTTGATAACGACCTGAGTATCTTCGATTGGATCTCACAATGGCGTACAGTGAAGCACGATGACCTTATGGTACGTGGTATTCTAGGTCGTCTATTGTTTACTGCTGATGATGCGAACAAGAAAGCGCGTAACTGTTCTGGTGGAGAGAAAAACCGTCTGTTATTCGGCAAGCTAATGATGCAAGACATCAACGTGCTTGTGATGGACGAACCAACGAACCACATGGACATGGAAGCAATCCAAGCCCTGAACGACGCATTGAAGGTTTACACGGGGACGCTTATCTTTGTAAGCCATGACCGTGAGTTTGTTTCTTCGCTAGCAACACACATCATTGATGTAAAAGACCAACAATTAGTGAGCTTCCAAGGTACTTATGAAGAGTACTTGGATCATCAGAAAAAGATGCTGATGGTTAGCTTATAA